AGAGTCAGAATCTGCTATTTGTGAAGCAATTATATTTCCTAGTCTCAAAGAAATTTACCGCAGTCATTGTGAATACTTTACTTTGTGGAGTCATAAGCAATTAAACTTTGATGAAAAGTTGTCAGGGACTCCAGATTATATCATTGCTCAAAAATCTCCCCTAGGAAAAGAAATTTTTTCTCAACCATTTTTAGTCGCGGTAGAAGCCAAAAAAGATGACTTTATTAAAGGATGGGGACAATGTTTAGCAGAAATAGTAGCAATTCAAAAGATTAATCAGATTCCAACACAGAATATTTTTGGTATTGTCACTAATGGTCAATTTTGGCAGTTTGGTAAGTTGAGAGAAAATATTTTTACTAAAGAAGTCACCTCTTACACTTTATCTGATTTAGAACAGTTATTTGCTGCTATTCACTACATTTTTCTACAATGTCGCCGAGAATTAGAATTAATCCATCAAAAGTCGCCCGAATTCGGTTAAAATTATATACAGACACATTGTCTTAGCCAAACTCCATCCTATGGTCGCTAATCCTCAATTTCCCCATATGACGAGACAAGAGTACCTAGAATGGGAAGCCAATCAGGAACTCAGGTATGAGTATATTGATGGAGAAGTTTGGGCAATGACAGGGGGAACAAAACCCCATAATCGGATTGCTCTCAATTTTGCGACATCCCTAGATACATTCCTCGCAGGAAAGGGTTGTGATGTCTATATCAATGATGTGAAGGTGCAAATTTCTGCCCTCAATTCCTACCATTATCCTGATGTTGTCGTCACCTGTGATGCTAGGGATAGGGAGTCTAACGACTTGGTACAATATCCTTGTTTAATTATCGAAGTTTTATCCCCTTCCACGGAAACCTTTGATAGAGGTAAAAAATTTGCTCGCTATCGACAAATTCCCACCCTAAAAGAATATATCCTGATCGCATCAGAAGAAATTTGTGTGGATTGTTTTCGTAGAGGTGAGCAAGGATTATGGATATATTCTAGCTATACCCCTGAAGACAAATTAACCCTGGAAACTTTGGGTTTCTCCATATATGTTAAAGATTTGTATCGCCAAGTAAATTTTAAATAAGGCTATTTACTTTTTCTTCTTTTCTTTCTGCTTGTCTTTTCCCTTCTTCCCAAAATTTTTATCAGCTTCTAAACTATCATTAATTAACCCATTGAAACCGTATACCTGTCGGGAACCCACCAAAGGAACAAGGGTGATTTCCTTTTCATCTCCCGGTTCAAATCTGACAGCAGTACCCGCAGGAATATCTAAACGCATTCCCCTCGCAGATTCTCTGGGAAATTGCAGTGCGGAATTAACTTCAAAAAAGTGGAAATGGGAACCGACTTGAATTGGGCGATCGCCACTATTTGCTACTAATAATTTTACAGTTTCCCTGCCTGCATTTAATTCAATTTCGCCATCCGCCACAATATATTCACCTGGTATCATCATTCCCCCCTCTAACCATATAGCTAATACCTACCGAATGGGATTATGTACCGTCACCAACTTAGTACCATCAGGAAAAGTCGCTTCTACCTGTACCTCGTGAATCATCTCTGGTACACCTACCATCACTTCATCGTGAGTCAATAAAGTAGTACCATAGCTCATCAATTCTGCCACGGTTCTACCATCCCTCGCACCTTCTAAAATTGCCGCAGAAATGTAAGCCACAGCTTCTGGATAATTTAATTTTAAACCCCTTTGTTTACGCCTTTCCGCAACCAAAGCAGCAGTAAAAATCAGTAGTTTATCCTTCTCTTGGGGTGTCAATTGCATGGTGCTATGCTGTTAAATCTGCCAAACTCTCGGTACACAATTACCACGATTGCCAATAGATTGCCGTAATAATTGCCACACACTGATAAACCAGTTTCGCACCTCAGAGGTAGAATTTCCACGGTATCGACACAAAAATCCATGTTCCAAAGCTGTCACACCAACTGCTGATGGAGAATTTTCTCCCCACATCTGCCTGATTTGGGTGATTAACTGCGGTGAAATTTGCTTGCCAAGGTATATAAAACTACCTGCAATCGCCTGACTATTTAAACCGTGGGGACTATGGAAAACTGCCATATCACCTGGTAAATATTGTCTATCAATCCACAAAGGTTGATTATCTCGCCAAATTTCAGTGTAGTTACGCCACTCACCTTGTATAAATTGTTCATTTCTAGCAGTGCGCCCAAAACGGGTAATTTCCCACCCCAGAAAACTTGCATCAACAGCTAGGTGAATGCGGACATCTTGACGATAATTTGCAGAATTAAAAACTATTGTTTCTTGAGGTAAATATTCTAAACAAGCGTGACTATCAATGTGAATTGTGACATCTTGTCTAGCCTGTAAACCATTACTTTTATAAATTTTACTGGCGGCTGCGGTGGTTAACAATACTTGAGATTGGGGTTGGAGATGGATATTGGTTGAAAGGCGATCGCCACCTACCACACCCCCAGCAGTATGTAAGATAATGCTATGACAAACTGCCTCACCTTCTGGGTAAAATGGACGTTGTACCTTTAAAGGTGCTTGATTCTGGCTAGAAACTAATTGAGTTTTTCCCCCATGAGAACCATAGGTTAAATGCAGTTTGCCATGCCAACTATTCAAAGATTTATCCACTCAAATTCAGATAATTTAACTAAATAGGAATTGCTTCCACCACACTCATTACAGATTCCAGAGGAACAATTCTTGTCATCTGAAATCCTGCTTTTTCTAAAAGAACTTGAAATTCCTCCTCTGTACGTTCGCAACCCCCTTCACACATCAATAACATATGTAAATCGAGAAACTTACTAAAAGATGCTTGATTTCCTGGAGGAACTACCTGCTCTACTATTAAAAGTTTGCCATCCTTTGGCATCACGGTACGGCAATTTTTTAAAATTTTAATTGCTAGCTCATCACTCCAATCATGGATAATCATCTTGAGAATGTATGCATCTCCCCCACTAGGAACAGACTCAAAAAAATCACCACTCACTAAGGTACAGCGATCGCCAACTTCAGAACCAGCGATAAACGATTTTGCTCCCTCTATCACTGATTCTTGGTCAAATAGAATACCTTGCATCCGTGGATTATCCTTGAGGATATCCGTTAGTAACTTCCCATGTCCACCAGCGACATCAACTAAGGTTTTAATTCCCGAAAAATCATACCCAGCAACAACTCCAGGATTCTGTACTACCGAATAACTCGTCATTGCATCATCAAAAATTTTTGCCTGAGGCGGATTTTGATTAAACCAATCAAATAACTCACTACCGTATAAATGCTTAAATGTATTCTCACCAGTCTGTAAACTATACAGTAAGTTGCCCCAGGCATGATACTGCTCCTCACCGTTCATTATTGCCATTGCTCGCAAAGATTCAGAAATGTCGCTACGCAAATAATTGGCTAAGGGAGTCAAAGTAAAATAACCTGTTTCAGTTTCTGCGAATACTCCCACACTTGCCAAAGCACGTAATAAACGATACAGAGAGCGAGGATGAGTTTTTGTCGCCTCTGCTAATTCATAGTAATTTTTATTACCATCTTTCAGTAAATCTGCTATCCCCAGTTTAGCAGCAGCATATACTGACTGTGAGACCCAATTACTAGTAACCATCTGCATCAAAACTACTTGCAATGGAATGTCACCTACGACCGGAGCTTGTATACTTTGAGTCATGGTAAATTGTCTAACTGACTGCTAGCAAAGATTTTATCTAACTTCTCATCATGAAATTTATTTTAACAACTATCCCAGGGTAGATGTTACAAAAAATATCTTTCCTAGGGTTACTCTATAGTATTTAATTATTCACTATAATCTAGAGAAATATAAAAATCTAAATTATCAGATAGATATAAATGCAGTCAATCGTAGATATTTAAATTCCAGACTTATAATAAAATTAATCTCGGTGCAGGACAAAAGATGTTTGAAGGTTTTTGACCGACAAAAATGTTCTATTTACTAGTAATCAAGCCGAAAGAGACCTGCGGATGATGAATGTAAGCAGAACATTTTGGGTGGTTTCCGCTCGTTCTCCAATGCAGTTTCATTTGCCAATATTCGTTCTTTTCTTTCTACTGCATCCAAGCAGGGTTTTAATCTCTTGTCAGTGATTATTGATGCACTACAAGGCAGTATTCCTGTTTTCTTTACATCTGACCCTGCTAACTAGGCAGTTACAATTTGAAACTAGAAACCGAGATTTAGAGTTGCTTACAAAGATTCATCATCGTCTTCATCCTCTCCTTCAGAATCTAACAATTCAGCCGCTTTACCACCCAATAAACCGAAAATAGCACCGATTCCTGTCTGCCATGTTGCAGTAAAATTTTCTAATGTTCGTACCTGATATTCTGATAACTGGGGTTGAGACGACAACCACAATGAAGTGCTGCCAGAGACAAGAGTCAGAGATACAACAGTGGAGAAAACTAACAAGAAAGCAGGGGAAATATTTTGTTTACGCATGATTTTATTTTTGTCATCAACTCTATAACCTCAATTAGAAACGAGATATAGCTGAGTTCTTGGTTGGGGAAAAGCCGAGATAATTCCTCTGTAAATCAACTTTTATCCAGGGAAAATCAATATCTAGCGTATGTGGTTAAGTATTAGTTGAACAAGAATCAGGGGGAACTCGTCCATAAATCAGCTATTCACTGGTATAAAACATATATGTTCCGTAATTTCCTGATGAAAATGAATGGCGCGATCGCTTAAAATATCCCCTGAGTATATACAAGAAGTTAAGTCAGCCTTACAAGCCAATGGCTACCCCAGTCAGCAATCTTTAGCTAGCGGTGTTGGTTTAGCGCTTTCCACAGTCAAAAACTTCCTTGCCGGGAAACCTGTGGACTATCTTAATTTCATTGAAATCAGTGAAAAACTGGGTTGTGATTGGCAAAAAATAGCTGACAAGCAATCAGGAAACGGAATATCTTCAACAAAAAACGAAACTTCACCTTTTATTACAGGTTTACCGATTACTCAACCTCACCAATTTTTTGGACGTGAGAAAGAACTAAAACGGTTATTTAACCTCCTCAAACGTCATCCCCTGCAAAATGCCGCAATTATCGGTAAAAGAAGAATTGGTAAAACCTCGCTGCTGCATTACCTCAAAAGTATCACCACTGCCCCAATAGAACAATTACGTCCAAATCAAAAGTCTGATTGGCTACAAAATTCTGCAACTTATAAGTGGATTTTTGTAGATTTTCAAGATCCACGAATGTCAGGTAGAGAAGGTTTTCTGGCTTATATTCTCGAATCTCTAGGAATACAACAACCTAATCCTTGTAACTTAGAGAACTTTATGGATTTACTTTGCGGTAACTTGCGAAATCCCACAGTTATTTTACTTGATGAAATCGGCGTAGGTTTGCAACGCTGTCCTCAATTAGACGATGAATTTTGGGAAGCATTGCGTTCTTTGGCAACTAACCAAACAGATGGCAATCTCGCATTTATTTTAGCAACCCACGAATCACCAATTGATTTAGCCCGCAGTAACGGACCAGGCATATATTATTTTGCCTGTCCTTACTAGCTTACTCATTGGCTGTGTACTTTTATTCAGTGGCAAGTCAAGCGAAACCGTAGCGGTCGGCGTGGCTTTTGGCGTGGCTTTTGGCGTGGCGGTCGGCGTGGCTTATGGCGTGGCTTTTGGCGTGGCTTATGGCGTGGCTTTTGGCGTGGCTTTTGGCGTGGCTTATGGCGTGGCTTATGGCGTGGCTTATGGCGTGGCTTATGGCGTGGCTTTTGGCGTGGCTTTTGGCGTGGCGGGAGGCGTGGCTTTTGGCGTGGCTTTTGGCGTGGCTGAACACAAAACAGGCTATCCCTTGGGAAGGCAGATAGGGGGTATTTTGATTGGTATTATAGTCGGAGGCGTGGCGGGAGGCGTGGCGGGAGGCGTGGCTTATGGCGTGGCGGTCGGCGTGGCTTTTGGCGTGGCTTTTGGCGTGGCGGTCGGTTGTCTAATTAGCAGTTTCTTTGCTTTGCCTTATGTAATCACAGAACGTATTGCTGGTACTTCAGCAGGTGCAGTAGCAGGTGCTCTATCAAACATGGGGTGGTGGATGGTTATCCTTATCAATAGTGACACTGAAAATGGTCAGATTATTTCTATAGCCATTGCTACAAGTACTTTGCTGGGATTAACTTGGGCTTGGTGGCGACCAGTAGTATTATATCCCTTACTCTTAGCAGCAAATACCCTACTCTATCAAGCTGAACTACGGCGTTCTCGAAATAAATCCAGTCTATTACCTTGGCATCCCGCTTTCTGGGACGAACACCAACGTTTGCCTATCCTGAGTTTAGAGGAACATATTGTCCTAGTAGCCAAGCGTAACCCAAAGGAAGGACAAGCAGTAATAGATTATCTCAGTACAAGTCGTCAGCGAAGGGCTGCACAAGCTGCACAAATTGAACTAGATGCTTGGAGTTTAGAATGCTGTGCAAATGTGGAAGATATTCGCCATACTTATCAAAAACTGACTTCTAGGGAAATAGAAAGTCGCATCAGCAACCTGTTAAATATCTTCAGTCGCATCAGTGAAGATGTAGATGCTGCCCTCAATCAGCGTAGTAATTACAACCAGCGTTTAGCCTTTAAAGCTGTAATAGACAGGTTAAACGCAAACTTACAGGATTTAATCCGCAGCAGCGACAAATATAGTAAACGCTTCTACCCCATCGCTAAAAGTTGGCATAAAATAACTACTGACTATGTGGAAGAACTGGCAAAAGAAGTTGAACTCCGCCAAGAAATTGACTCTCCTTACATTCTTGCCGTTCCCCTCACCCAAGAGCAAGAAGTTTTTGCCGGACGCGATGACATTGGTACCCGCATCGAACAATTAATCTTAGATCGTCGTCGCCCTCCCTTACTACTCTATGGACAGCGCCGCATGGGTAAAACTTCCCTCCTCAACAACCTGGGAAAGCTTCTACCCAATTCCATTATTCCCTTATTTGTTGACTTACAGGGCGCACCTTCATCAGCCACTGACTACACAGGTTTTCTCTACAACCTCGCTAGAGGAATGATCACCTCAGCCAAAAAACAAGCTGTAAATCTACCACCTCTCACTCGTGAAACTCTCAAAGATGATCCCTTCACCCACTTTGATGAATGGCTAGATGAGGTAGAAATTGCCTTAGCAGAAAATACCGCTTTGCTAATGCTGGATGAATTTGAAGTACTAGATAATGCTATTTCCAGAGGACGCTTCGACGAACAAGATGTTTTGGGAATGCTGCGTCACTTGATCCAACATCGCCCCAAGTTCAAGCTGATGCTGGCAGGTTCCCACACAATCGAAGAATATCAACGCTGGGCAAGTTATCTGATTAACGTCCAAGTTGTACATATTTCCTACCTGAAGGAAAACGAAGCAAGGCAATTAATCGAGCGTCCCGTCAAAGATTTTACTCTACGCTACGAACCAAATGCAGTTGAACGAATATTACAAATTACTCGTTGTCACCCATTCTTAGTCCAACTAATTTGTGCCGAAATCGTAGCTTACAAAAACGAACAAGATCCTTCTATCAGAAGATTAGCAACTTTATCAGATGTAGAAACTGCAATCCCCGAAGCCTTGAGTACGGGTGCTTTCTTTTTTGCTGATATCCAAAATAACCAAATAGATACAACCCAAAGAGAGATTTTACAGTTAATTGCCACACATGGAGAGGGGGCAATCGTTAGCCAACAAACAATAGAACAACATTTTCCTCAA
The Calothrix sp. 336/3 DNA segment above includes these coding regions:
- a CDS encoding AAA family ATPase, whose protein sequence is MARSLKISPEYIQEVKSALQANGYPSQQSLASGVGLALSTVKNFLAGKPVDYLNFIEISEKLGCDWQKIADKQSGNGISSTKNETSPFITGLPITQPHQFFGREKELKRLFNLLKRHPLQNAAIIGKRRIGKTSLLHYLKSITTAPIEQLRPNQKSDWLQNSATYKWIFVDFQDPRMSGREGFLAYILESLGIQQPNPCNLENFMDLLCGNLRNPTVILLDEIGVGLQRCPQLDDEFWEALRSLATNQTDGNLAFILATHESPIDLARSNGPGIYYFACPY
- a CDS encoding AAA family ATPase; translation: MPVLTSLLIGCVLLFSGKSSETVAVGVAFGVAFGVAVGVAYGVAFGVAYGVAFGVAFGVAYGVAYGVAYGVAYGVAFGVAFGVAGGVAFGVAFGVAEHKTGYPLGRQIGGILIGIIVGGVAGGVAGGVAYGVAVGVAFGVAFGVAVGCLISSFFALPYVITERIAGTSAGAVAGALSNMGWWMVILINSDTENGQIISIAIATSTLLGLTWAWWRPVVLYPLLLAANTLLYQAELRRSRNKSSLLPWHPAFWDEHQRLPILSLEEHIVLVAKRNPKEGQAVIDYLSTSRQRRAAQAAQIELDAWSLECCANVEDIRHTYQKLTSREIESRISNLLNIFSRISEDVDAALNQRSNYNQRLAFKAVIDRLNANLQDLIRSSDKYSKRFYPIAKSWHKITTDYVEELAKEVELRQEIDSPYILAVPLTQEQEVFAGRDDIGTRIEQLILDRRRPPLLLYGQRRMGKTSLLNNLGKLLPNSIIPLFVDLQGAPSSATDYTGFLYNLARGMITSAKKQAVNLPPLTRETLKDDPFTHFDEWLDEVEIALAENTALLMLDEFEVLDNAISRGRFDEQDVLGMLRHLIQHRPKFKLMLAGSHTIEEYQRWASYLINVQVVHISYLKENEARQLIERPVKDFTLRYEPNAVERILQITRCHPFLVQLICAEIVAYKNEQDPSIRRLATLSDVETAIPEALSTGAFFFADIQNNQIDTTQREILQLIATHGEGAIVSQQTIEQHFPQAWQSAVRLLLQRELIEESSGGYCFQVEFIRRWFAEKALI
- a CDS encoding Uma2 family endonuclease gives rise to the protein MVANPQFPHMTRQEYLEWEANQELRYEYIDGEVWAMTGGTKPHNRIALNFATSLDTFLAGKGCDVYINDVKVQISALNSYHYPDVVVTCDARDRESNDLVQYPCLIIEVLSPSTETFDRGKKFARYRQIPTLKEYILIASEEICVDCFRRGEQGLWIYSSYTPEDKLTLETLGFSIYVKDLYRQVNFK
- the ureA gene encoding urease subunit gamma, encoding MQLTPQEKDKLLIFTAALVAERRKQRGLKLNYPEAVAYISAAILEGARDGRTVAELMSYGTTLLTHDEVMVGVPEMIHEVQVEATFPDGTKLVTVHNPIR
- a CDS encoding methyltransferase codes for the protein MTQSIQAPVVGDIPLQVVLMQMVTSNWVSQSVYAAAKLGIADLLKDGNKNYYELAEATKTHPRSLYRLLRALASVGVFAETETGYFTLTPLANYLRSDISESLRAMAIMNGEEQYHAWGNLLYSLQTGENTFKHLYGSELFDWFNQNPPQAKIFDDAMTSYSVVQNPGVVAGYDFSGIKTLVDVAGGHGKLLTDILKDNPRMQGILFDQESVIEGAKSFIAGSEVGDRCTLVSGDFFESVPSGGDAYILKMIIHDWSDELAIKILKNCRTVMPKDGKLLIVEQVVPPGNQASFSKFLDLHMLLMCEGGCERTEEEFQVLLEKAGFQMTRIVPLESVMSVVEAIPI
- a CDS encoding urease subunit beta, which produces MIPGEYIVADGEIELNAGRETVKLLVANSGDRPIQVGSHFHFFEVNSALQFPRESARGMRLDIPAGTAVRFEPGDEKEITLVPLVGSRQVYGFNGLINDSLEADKNFGKKGKDKQKEKKKK
- a CDS encoding urease accessory protein UreD; protein product: MNSWHGKLHLTYGSHGGKTQLVSSQNQAPLKVQRPFYPEGEAVCHSIILHTAGGVVGGDRLSTNIHLQPQSQVLLTTAAASKIYKSNGLQARQDVTIHIDSHACLEYLPQETIVFNSANYRQDVRIHLAVDASFLGWEITRFGRTARNEQFIQGEWRNYTEIWRDNQPLWIDRQYLPGDMAVFHSPHGLNSQAIAGSFIYLGKQISPQLITQIRQMWGENSPSAVGVTALEHGFLCRYRGNSTSEVRNWFISVWQLLRQSIGNRGNCVPRVWQI